From the genome of Nitrosopumilus sp., one region includes:
- a CDS encoding SRPBCC family protein produces MAKTENKAYHTGTIKKTIKINTAKHKVWTKISNISGLPAWVTDVKKTVYLSKKKTGVGAVRLITFEDENKIEEHVVAWVKGEYFTYVATEGLPLRAYVATISIKSKTKNQTEITWQSYLNSEKMSENEFIEFIVFLGSFYEASLENLKALLEK; encoded by the coding sequence ATGGCAAAAACGGAAAATAAAGCATATCATACGGGAACGATCAAGAAAACAATTAAGATCAACACTGCAAAACACAAAGTTTGGACGAAGATAAGCAACATTTCAGGACTGCCTGCATGGGTAACAGATGTGAAAAAAACAGTATATCTTTCCAAAAAGAAAACAGGTGTAGGAGCTGTAAGACTAATCACGTTTGAGGACGAGAATAAAATTGAGGAGCACGTAGTGGCATGGGTAAAAGGGGAATACTTCACATATGTTGCAACTGAAGGACTCCCGCTAAGAGCATATGTTGCAACAATCTCAATCAAATCAAAAACAAAGAATCAGACAGAGATAACATGGCAGTCATACCTCAACAGTGAAAAAATGTCTGAAAACGAATTCATAGAGTTCATTGTATTTTTAGGATCATTTTACGAGGCATCACTTGAAAATCTAAAAGCGCTACTTGAAAAATAG
- a CDS encoding Lrp/AsnC family transcriptional regulator — translation MTDAYVMVNCDLGAESTIIEQLKEIEQVADVFETIGTHDMLVKLQAENFEKVREIVSRNIQQLKNVRSTATLIKKEI, via the coding sequence ATGACTGATGCATATGTTATGGTAAATTGTGATTTGGGTGCTGAATCTACTATTATAGAGCAACTTAAGGAGATAGAGCAGGTTGCGGATGTTTTTGAAACGATTGGAACTCATGATATGTTGGTAAAGCTGCAGGCAGAAAATTTTGAAAAGGTTCGTGAAATTGTTTCCAGGAATATACAGCAATTAAAAAATGTCCGTTCAACGGCAACTTTGATAAAAAAAGAAATATGA
- a CDS encoding nitroreductase yields MYPLGYEPQETPESDDNNVRNQLLDFILKSGPTEFVDTDLFAVMAKRRSTRKFSDKPVETIKIDKILAAADTAPTAGNFQGFEIFYVKSVEKKKLLVQACNKQPYVDAPVVFVFCKNPSRVKFDFPDYILKKFAIQDATLAAGYSQLAAQALGLSSIWIGMFDEKKVMDIIDTDLTPSSILCIGYPEQTKFPKPRRNLKDLVHVTW; encoded by the coding sequence ATATACCCGTTGGGATACGAACCACAGGAAACACCAGAGTCCGATGATAACAACGTCCGAAATCAACTGTTGGACTTTATTCTAAAGTCTGGACCGACTGAATTTGTAGACACTGACTTGTTTGCCGTAATGGCCAAGAGACGTTCTACAAGAAAATTTTCAGACAAGCCTGTGGAAACCATCAAGATAGACAAAATTCTTGCAGCAGCTGATACCGCTCCTACTGCTGGAAACTTTCAGGGATTTGAAATATTCTATGTTAAAAGCGTGGAAAAGAAGAAACTCTTGGTTCAGGCATGCAACAAACAGCCTTACGTGGATGCTCCTGTGGTGTTTGTCTTCTGCAAGAATCCCTCTAGGGTAAAGTTTGACTTTCCTGACTATATTCTTAAAAAATTTGCCATACAGGATGCAACTCTTGCAGCAGGCTATTCTCAGCTTGCAGCCCAAGCCTTGGGACTGAGTTCGATATGGATTGGGATGTTTGATGAAAAAAAGGTAATGGACATAATTGACACTGATCTGACTCCTTCATCAATACTGTGCATAGGCTATCCGGAACAAACAAAATTTCCCAAACCTCGAAGAAATTTAAAAGATCTGGTGCATGTGACTTGGTAA
- a CDS encoding flap endonuclease-1: MGLNLKDLVIREKTSLEAFSTKVIAIDAYNAIYQFLASIRGPDGLQLTDSEGRITSHLSGLLYRNVNFLSLGIKPVYVFDGKPPSLKTAEIERRKQIKKDATVKYEKAIAEGNMEDARKFAQQTTSMKDGMVKDSKEFLTYFGIPYIEAPSEGEATAAHLTNTGQAYASASQDYDSILCGAKRLVRNFTSSGRRKIPNRNTYIDVLPEIIETQKVLDTIGLTREELIDVGILIGTDFNPNGFERIGPKTAMKMIKQHSKLEDIPQIQEQLQEIDFQQIRQIFLNPNVANVDKIEFGEVDYEGITNYLVRDRSFSEDRIQSTLNRLKKALEKKSQNLDQWF; this comes from the coding sequence ATGGGATTAAACCTCAAAGATCTTGTAATAAGGGAAAAAACAAGCTTGGAAGCATTTTCAACCAAGGTGATTGCAATTGACGCATACAATGCGATATACCAGTTCCTAGCCAGCATACGAGGACCGGACGGACTGCAACTAACGGATTCGGAAGGCAGGATTACCAGCCATCTAAGCGGATTACTCTATAGAAATGTCAATTTTCTGTCACTGGGAATTAAGCCAGTTTACGTTTTTGACGGAAAGCCACCTTCACTGAAAACAGCAGAGATTGAGCGCAGGAAGCAGATCAAAAAGGATGCGACGGTAAAATATGAAAAGGCAATCGCAGAAGGAAACATGGAAGATGCAAGGAAGTTTGCACAGCAGACTACCAGCATGAAAGACGGCATGGTAAAGGATTCAAAAGAATTTCTAACATATTTTGGGATACCTTACATAGAGGCGCCATCCGAAGGAGAAGCTACAGCAGCGCACCTGACAAATACAGGACAGGCATATGCGTCTGCCAGTCAGGACTATGATTCAATTTTATGCGGTGCAAAAAGGCTGGTAAGAAATTTTACAAGCAGCGGAAGACGCAAGATTCCAAACAGAAATACATACATCGACGTCCTTCCAGAAATCATAGAAACACAAAAGGTGTTGGATACGATCGGATTGACCAGAGAGGAACTAATCGATGTCGGAATCTTAATCGGGACCGATTTTAATCCGAATGGTTTTGAAAGAATAGGCCCAAAGACGGCAATGAAAATGATCAAACAGCATTCAAAGCTAGAAGACATCCCCCAAATACAAGAACAGCTTCAAGAGATAGATTTTCAACAGATACGACAAATATTTCTGAATCCAAATGTGGCGAATGTGGATAAAATTGAATTTGGCGAAGTGGACTATGAGGGCATTACAAACTATCTGGTAAGAGACAGAAGTTTTTCGGAGGACAGAATTCAGTCCACTCTGAACAGGCTAAAAAAAGCACTGGAGAAAAAAAGTCAAAATCTTGATCAGTGGTTTTAG
- a CDS encoding tetratricopeptide repeat protein, translating into MAAKRDYYDVLGVTKTSSHYEVKQQYRKLALKFHPDRNQSSEAGEHFKEISEAYDIISNPEKKQVYDQYGHAGVNGRYSGADIFRSAQGGGGGGFDSNDVWGWRNKGGALYALGKYDEAIECYDLAIVIDPGSPVVWNNKGLALNSLGKYDEAIASYDRAIVIDPDDADVWNNKGLALNSLGKYDEAIASYDRAIVIDPDDADVWNNKGLALNSLGNDNEAKKCHDRSRKLEHDS; encoded by the coding sequence ATGGCTGCAAAACGTGATTATTATGACGTTTTGGGAGTTACCAAGACATCTTCTCATTATGAAGTCAAGCAACAGTATAGAAAATTAGCATTAAAGTTTCATCCTGATCGTAATCAATCTTCAGAAGCTGGAGAACATTTTAAAGAAATTTCTGAGGCTTATGACATTATTTCAAATCCTGAAAAGAAGCAAGTCTATGATCAGTATGGTCATGCAGGTGTTAATGGAAGATACTCTGGCGCTGATATCTTTCGAAGCGCACAAGGGGGAGGCGGAGGCGGATTTGACTCTAATGATGTATGGGGATGGCGTAACAAAGGCGGTGCTCTGTATGCTCTTGGCAAATACGATGAGGCAATAGAGTGCTATGACCTGGCAATAGTGATTGATCCTGGCAGTCCTGTAGTCTGGAACAACAAGGGCCTTGCGCTGAACTCTCTTGGCAAATACGATGAGGCAATCGCATCATATGACCGGGCAATAGTGATTGATCCTGATGATGCGGATGTCTGGAACAACAAGGGCCTTGCGCTGAACTCTCTTGGCAAATACGATGAGGCAATCGCATCATATGACCGGGCAATAGTGATTGATCCTGATGATGCGGATGTCTGGAACAACAAGGGCCTTGCGCTGAACTCTCTTGGCAATGATAACGAGGCAAAGAAATGTCATGACAGATCTAGGAAATTGGAACATGACAGTTGA